The following coding sequences lie in one Arabidopsis thaliana chromosome 3, partial sequence genomic window:
- a CDS encoding nucleolar-like protein produces the protein MMKGRTTNNSVQSNRSTKNGKRDQKPQKTNGAKRSSEQERLKATKEESNVSVVVDDTTTQSKLSDDDDHAVNDSSEKTEKEETINGLACDDEDEEEKEESKELDAIAHEKTDSVSSPETCEGVNVDKVVEVWDDASNGGLSGGSENEAGDVKEKNENFEEDEEMLKQMVETLETRVEKLEEELREVAALEISLYSVVPDHSSSAHKLHTPARRISRIYIHACKHWSQGKRATVARNSVSGLILAAKSCGNDVSRLTFWLSNIISLREIILQAFGKTSVPSHFTETSASNGSEHNVLGKVRRKKNQWTKQSNGFKQVFEDWQESQTFTAALEKVEFWIFSRIVESVWWQVFTPHMQSPENGGKTKEHILGDIEQGSFSISLWKNAFKVTLSRLCPMRGARHECGCLPILAKMVMEKCIARIDVAMFNAILRESEHQIPTDPVSDPILDSKVLPILSGNLSFGSGAQLKNAIGNWSRCLAEMFSINTRDSVEENDPIESEKSFSLLNELSDLLMLPKDMLMDRSTREEVLLSFIITL, from the exons atgatgaagGGAAGAACAACCAACAACAGTGTACAGTCGAATCGCTCTACGAAGAATGGGAAAAGAGATCAAAAGCCACAGAAGACAAATGGTGCTAAACGATCTTCAGAGCAAGAAAGACTCAAAGCTACTAAGGAGGAATCTAATGTCTCAGTAGTAGTAGATGATACAACTACACAATCAAAGctctctgatgatgatgatcatgcAGTGAATGACTCTTCAGAGAAAACTGAGAAGGAAGAGACTATAAATGGCTTGGcttgtgatgatgaagatgaggaggagaaggaagaaagcaaagaaTTAGATGCTATAGCTCACGAGAAGACAGATTCTGTATCTTCTCCTGAAACTTGCGAAGGTGTCAATGTTGATAAGGTAGTCGAAGTTTGGGATGATGCTTCGAATGGTGGTCTAAGCGGTGGAAGTGAGAACGAGGCAGGTGAtgtcaaagagaaaaatgagaattttgaggaggatgaagaaatGTTGAAGCAAATGGTTGAGACTTTGGAGACAAGAGTTGagaaacttgaagaagagCTAAGAGAAGTTGCAGCGCTCGAGATTTCGCTCTATTCGGTTGTACCAGACCACTCTAGCTCAGCTCACAAGCTTCACACACCTGCTCGAAGAATTTCAAGAATCTATATTCATGCTTGTAAACATTGGAGTCAAGGAAAACGAGCAACTGTCGCTAGAAACTCTGTGTCTGGTCTCATTTTAGCTGCTAAATCTTGCGGAAATGATGTTTCAAG GTTGACCTTCTGGTTATCGAACATCATTTCTCTCAGAGAGATCATTTTGCAGGCTTTTGGTAAAACTAGTGTTCCTAGTCATTTCACAGAGACCTCTGCATCAAATGGGAGTGAACATAATGTTTTAGGGAAGgtaagaaggaagaagaaccaATGGACTAAGCAGTCAAATGGTTTTAAGCAGGTTTTCGAAGATTGGCAGGAATCACAAACCTTCACTGCTGCATTAGAGAAAGTCGAATTCTGGATTTTCTCTAGAATTGTTGAATCTGTTTGGTGGCAg GTTTTCACTCCTCACATGCAATCACCGGAAAATGGCGGTAAAACAAAGGAGCATATCTTGGGAGATATTGAGCAAGGAAGCTTTTCAATCAGCCTATGGAAAAACGCTTTCAAAGTTACACTATCGCGGCTCTGTCCTATGCGAGGAGCGCGGCACGAGTGCGGTTGCTTACCTATCTTGGCTAAAATG GTAATGGAGAAGTGTATAGCTCGAATTGACGTAGCCATGTTCAACGCAATTCTGCGTGAGTCAGAGCATCAGATTCCCACGGATCCTGTCTCTGATCCTATCCTTGATTCCAAAGTTCTGCCTATCCTTTCTGGAAACTTAAGCTTTGGATCCGGTGCACAGCTTAAAAACGCG ATTGGGAATTGGTCTAGATGCCTTGCAGAAATGTTCTCCATAAACACTAGAGATTCAGTTGAAGAAAATGATCCAATAGAAAGTGAGAAATCTTTCAGTTTGCTAAACGAACTCAGTGATCTACTTATGCTTCCAAAAGACATGCTTATGGACCGATCCACTAGAGAAGAGGTTTTGTTATCTTTCATTATCACGCTTTAA
- a CDS encoding nucleolar-like protein (BEST Arabidopsis thaliana protein match is: nucleolar protein gar2-related (TAIR:AT2G42320.2); Has 3163 Blast hits to 2460 proteins in 357 species: Archae - 16; Bacteria - 291; Metazoa - 841; Fungi - 335; Plants - 248; Viruses - 72; Other Eukaryotes - 1360 (source: NCBI BLink).), which yields MMKGRTTNNSVQSNRSTKNGKRDQKPQKTNGAKRSSEQERLKATKEESNVSVVVDDTTTQSKLSDDDDHAVNDSSEKTEKEETINGLACDDEDEEEKEESKELDAIAHEKTDSVSSPETCEGVNVDKVVEVWDDASNGGLSGGSENEAGDVKEKNENFEEDEEMLKQMVETLETRVEKLEEELREVAALEISLYSVVPDHSSSAHKLHTPARRISRIYIHACKHWSQGKRATVARNSVSGLILAAKSCGNDVSRLTFWLSNIISLREIILQAFGKTSVPSHFTETSASNGSEHNVLGKVRRKKNQWTKQSNGFKQVFEDWQESQTFTAALEKVEFWIFSRIVESVWWQVFTPHMQSPENGGKTKEHILGDIEQGSFSISLWKNAFKVTLSRLCPMRGARHECGCLPILAKMVMEKCIARIDVAMFNAILRESEHQIPTDPVSDPILDSKVLPILSGNLSFGSGAQLKNAIGNWSRCLAEMFSINTRDSVEENDPIESEKSFSLLNELSDLLMLPKDMLMDRSTREEVCPSISLALIKRILCNFTPDEFCPDDVPGAVLEELNNESISEQKLSGVSFPYAASPVSYTPPSSTNVAEVGDISRMSRNVSMIQRKGYTSDDELEELDSPLTSIIENVSLSPISAQGRNVKQEAEKIGPGVTISRYELLREVWSM from the exons atgatgaagGGAAGAACAACCAACAACAGTGTACAGTCGAATCGCTCTACGAAGAATGGGAAAAGAGATCAAAAGCCACAGAAGACAAATGGTGCTAAACGATCTTCAGAGCAAGAAAGACTCAAAGCTACTAAGGAGGAATCTAATGTCTCAGTAGTAGTAGATGATACAACTACACAATCAAAGctctctgatgatgatgatcatgcAGTGAATGACTCTTCAGAGAAAACTGAGAAGGAAGAGACTATAAATGGCTTGGcttgtgatgatgaagatgaggaggagaaggaagaaagcaaagaaTTAGATGCTATAGCTCACGAGAAGACAGATTCTGTATCTTCTCCTGAAACTTGCGAAGGTGTCAATGTTGATAAGGTAGTCGAAGTTTGGGATGATGCTTCGAATGGTGGTCTAAGCGGTGGAAGTGAGAACGAGGCAGGTGAtgtcaaagagaaaaatgagaattttgaggaggatgaagaaatGTTGAAGCAAATGGTTGAGACTTTGGAGACAAGAGTTGagaaacttgaagaagagCTAAGAGAAGTTGCAGCGCTCGAGATTTCGCTCTATTCGGTTGTACCAGACCACTCTAGCTCAGCTCACAAGCTTCACACACCTGCTCGAAGAATTTCAAGAATCTATATTCATGCTTGTAAACATTGGAGTCAAGGAAAACGAGCAACTGTCGCTAGAAACTCTGTGTCTGGTCTCATTTTAGCTGCTAAATCTTGCGGAAATGATGTTTCAAG GTTGACCTTCTGGTTATCGAACATCATTTCTCTCAGAGAGATCATTTTGCAGGCTTTTGGTAAAACTAGTGTTCCTAGTCATTTCACAGAGACCTCTGCATCAAATGGGAGTGAACATAATGTTTTAGGGAAGgtaagaaggaagaagaaccaATGGACTAAGCAGTCAAATGGTTTTAAGCAGGTTTTCGAAGATTGGCAGGAATCACAAACCTTCACTGCTGCATTAGAGAAAGTCGAATTCTGGATTTTCTCTAGAATTGTTGAATCTGTTTGGTGGCAg GTTTTCACTCCTCACATGCAATCACCGGAAAATGGCGGTAAAACAAAGGAGCATATCTTGGGAGATATTGAGCAAGGAAGCTTTTCAATCAGCCTATGGAAAAACGCTTTCAAAGTTACACTATCGCGGCTCTGTCCTATGCGAGGAGCGCGGCACGAGTGCGGTTGCTTACCTATCTTGGCTAAAATG GTAATGGAGAAGTGTATAGCTCGAATTGACGTAGCCATGTTCAACGCAATTCTGCGTGAGTCAGAGCATCAGATTCCCACGGATCCTGTCTCTGATCCTATCCTTGATTCCAAAGTTCTGCCTATCCTTTCTGGAAACTTAAGCTTTGGATCCGGTGCACAGCTTAAAAACGCG ATTGGGAATTGGTCTAGATGCCTTGCAGAAATGTTCTCCATAAACACTAGAGATTCAGTTGAAGAAAATGATCCAATAGAAAGTGAGAAATCTTTCAGTTTGCTAAACGAACTCAGTGATCTACTTATGCTTCCAAAAGACATGCTTATGGACCGATCCACTAGAGAAGAG GTATGTCCATCGATAAGTCTTGCGTTGATCAAAAGAATACTCTGCAACTTTACACCTGATGAGTTTTGTCCTGATGATGTCCCTGGAGCTGTCCTAGAAGAGCTTAATAACGAG aGCATTTCAGAGCAGAAGTTATCAGGAGTTAGCTTCCCTTACGCAGCTTCTCCTGTTTCGTACACTCCTCCATCATCAACCAATGTTGCAGAGGTAGGAGACATCTCTAGAATGTCGAGGAATGTGTCTATGATACAAAGAAAAGGATACACAAGCGATGACGAGCTGGAGGA